A DNA window from Fragaria vesca subsp. vesca linkage group LG3, FraVesHawaii_1.0, whole genome shotgun sequence contains the following coding sequences:
- the LOC101293963 gene encoding GTPase obg-like isoform 1 yields the protein MWLQRAKPFRHIKALRQCSKSPWIFSISSSYSDSPHKKLKIAPLQERKMIDRFRLYAKGGSGGSGCSSTRRSRHDRHGIPDGGNGGRGGDVILECSTTVWDFSGLQPHLIAQRGGHGSSKNKIGTRGADKVAQVPIGTVIHLMKGEIPFVAQSQVCKDLDPWELPGTPIDDVTGSDQHSAPSGPNMAVDTASSSIRLERIVDKAAHMTKITQVESTEVPTQSPPSFEMCTEDETEEEEQIQYNVAELTVRGQRLVIAHGAEGGLGSVSLKVPKKFKTDPLDAQVSDDDQLALSAGMPGSEAVLILELKSIADVSLVGMPNAGKSTLLGGISRAKPAVGHYAFTTLRPNLGNLNFDDFSLTVADVPGLIKGAHENRGLGHAFLRHIERTKVIAYVVDLAAGLDGRKGTPPWEQLRDLVLELEYHQVGLSDRPSLIVANKIDEEGTEGVHEELKRRVQDVPIFPVCAILGEGIQELKIGLRKLVNGEMTDRLRVDKIMVD from the exons ATGTGGCTGCAGCGTGCAAAACCGTTCAGGCACATAAAGGCCTTGCGGCAGTGTTCTAAGTCTCCATGGATTTTTTCAATATCGTCTTCCTACTCAGATTCTCCGCACAAGAAGTTGAAGATTGCCCCACTACAG GAAAGGAAAATGATAGACAGGTTTAGGCTGTATGCCAAAGGGGGGAGTGGGGGCAGTGGTTGCTCCAGCACTCGCCGTAGTCGCCATGATCGCCATGGCATACCTGATG GTGGAAATGGTGGAAGAGGTGGTGATGTAATTTTGGAATGTTCTACAACAGTTTGGGACTTCAGCGGTTTGCAACCTCACCTT ATAGCACAGAGAGGGGGACATGGATCCTCGAAGAATAAAATTGGCACCCGAGGAGCGGATAAG GTTGCCCAAGTGCCCATCGGTACGGTGATTCATCTTATGAAGGGTGAAATTCCTTTTGTTGCCCAAAGCCAAGTTTGTAAAGATTTGGATCCATGGGAGCTTCCAGGTACTCCTATTGATGATGTAACTGGCTCTGATCAGCATTCTGCCCCTAGTGGCCCAAATATGGCAGTGGATACTGCTAGCTCATCAATTCGACTTGAAAGAATTGTTGATAAAGCAGCTCACATGACGAAAATCACCCAAGTTGAATCCACTGAGGTTCCTACTCAATCTCCACCTTCGTTTGAGATGTGCACAGAAGATGAGACAGAGGAAGAAGAACAAATTCAATACAACGTTGCTGAGTTAACAGTTAGGGGTCAACGATTAGTTATTGCTCATGGAGCGGAAGGTGGATTAGGTAGCGTGTCTCTCAAAGTCCCAAAGAAATTTAAAACGGATCCGTTAGATGCTCAAGTATCTGATGATGATCAGTTGGCCCTCAGTGCTGGTATGCCTGGTTCAGAAGCTGTTCTCATATTAGAACTAAAGAGCATTGCTGATGTGAGCCTAGTGGGAATGCCAAATGCTGGTAAAAGTACGCTGTTAGGGGGTATATCTAGGGCTAAGCCTGCTGTTGGCCATTACGCCTTCACCACTCTTAGACCCAATTTGGGGAATTTAAACTTTGATGACTTTTCACTCACAGTTGCTGATGTTCCGGGACTCATAAAGGGTGCCCATGAGAATCGAGGACTTGGACATGCATTCCTCCGTCACATAGAACGAACAAAGGTTATAGCTTATGTGGTGGACTTGGCTGCCGGATTGGATGGTCGAAAAGGTACCCCACCTTGGGAACAGCTTAGGGATTTGGTCTTAGAGCTTGAGTATCATCAAGTGGGTTTATCTGATCGACCATCACTCATAGTGGCAAACAAAATAGATGAGGAAGGGACTGAAGGTGTGCATGAAGAACTGAAAAGAAGGGTACAAGATGTTCCTATATTCCCTGTCTGTGCTATTCTGGGAGAAGGAATTCAAGAGCTAAAGATTGGTCTTAGGAAACTTGTGAACGGTGAAATGACAGACAGACTCCGGGTCGATAAAATTATGGTTGATTAA
- the LOC101312132 gene encoding metallothionein-like protein type 2-like → MSSGCNCGSDCKCGSDCKCGSMYPDLENTTTETIIAGVAPVKTGYYEGGSENGAENGCKCGSNCSCDSCGCGK, encoded by the exons ATGTCTTCAGGCTGTAACTGTGGCTCTGACTGCAAGTGCGGCTCAGACTGCAA ATGCGGCAGCATGTACCCTGACTTGGAGAACACCACAACTGAGACCATAATTGCTGGAGTTGCACCAGTCAAGAC CGGCTACTATGAAGGAGGGTCTGAGAATGGAGCAGAGAATGGCTGCAAGTGCGGCAGCAACTGCAGCTGCGACTCATGCGGCTGCGGCAAATGA
- the LOC101313594 gene encoding uncharacterized protein LOC101313594, with product MPCGNPNCSCGSSCSCGDDCKCGRTGLSFSENTVAGVAPLKMYYEDSEMNFGEGIRMSQLNKRKNMDTEMLSSLSSSSPDIERIMLHGGNSCTFHPSILKMNRNLSPISQLSNFASCTLL from the exons ATGCCTTGCGGAAACCCAAACTGTTCCTGCGGTTCCAGCTGCTCCTGCGGCGACGACTGCAA GTGCGGAAGGACTGGCTTGAGTTTCTCGGAGAACACCGTTGCTGGGGTTGCGCCGCTAAAGAT GTACTATGAGGATTCCGAAATGAATTTTGGAGAG GGCATACGCATGTCTCAACTTAATAAGAGAAAGAACATGGACACCGAGATGCTGAGCAGCCTGAGCTCCTCGAGTCCAGATATTGAAAGAATAATGTTGCATGGGGGCAATAGCTGTACTTTTCATCCATCAATTCTCAAGATGAACAGAAATCTGTCTCCAATCAGCCAATTAAGTAACTTTGCTAGCTGCACGTTGTTATAA
- the LOC101312422 gene encoding metallothionein-like protein 1-like, whose product MSGCGSTSCKCGSDCKCGSSCNCGNYPDLESSTTATIISGVPSTTMYFEESEMSFGAENGCKCGSNCSCTSCGCHK is encoded by the exons ATGTCTGGGTGTGGATCAACAAGCTGCAAATGTGGCTCTGACTGCAAATGCGGCTCTAGCTGCAA CTGTGGAAACTACCCAGATCTTGAGAGCAGCACAACAGCAACTATCATCTCTGGGGTTCCATCAACCACCAT GTACTTTGAGGAGTCAGAGATGAGCTTTGGTGCTGAAAATGGCTGCAAGTGCGGCAGCAACTGCAGCTGCACCTCATGCGGCTGCCACAAGTGA